One part of the Humulus lupulus chromosome 9, drHumLupu1.1, whole genome shotgun sequence genome encodes these proteins:
- the LOC133799682 gene encoding uncharacterized protein LOC133799682, which produces MGSHYTWTNNQSEGARIYSKFDRIFKNEDWVDLFPDSVAVVNWDICSDHCFCIVKTMTEMNSGTKPFRYFNMWADHDEFKATVLQSWTKPVTAQGLDRIMVKLRRLRPILRHFNKFVIGDIDHKFQVAKDTYNMAQIQLQQDIHSAMFQVEEQQALSNLVQTSRLYDSYLRQRSKVNWLRLGDDNTTFFHAYLKKRKEVNRITSFLTETGQIIDNYEEVVDHFLSHFRSLLGSRSKASGTIHRECFRHGNILSLEQQLDLIRPFTKKDVKSAMFSIGSIKSPGPDGYGAGFFKALWNEIGDEISYAILSFFQLGKLPQGFNDAMLSLIPKVEHPTKAVEYGPIACCNTLYKCISKLICNRLNVVLPWLIHQNQGAFVKDRILAHNILIFQDILKGYKRKNISPRCMMKVDLSKAYDSIDWHCLEDILAAFCIPAQFINWINICLKDSDYSILMNGRVQGCFTGRKGLKQGDPMSPLLFVLVMEYFTRLLIQASQNKEFRFHPRCKKLELVSLCFADDLVLFCKGTNRSVQIITECFKSFSSVSGLTANVEKSRVYFGGMNAAETKEILKDIRFSEGEFPLKYLGVPLRPTKWKAGDCAAIIKKIQLKLHHWSNRHLSFAGKTQLIQSVLMGLRAFWMSIFLLPKSVISEIDHLCRKFLWGASKGNDNRSKIHFTSWDQVCLPKQLGGLGFKEGAKWNMVLLAKYLWVVSSKQDILWVKWVDAIYLKGQSVWDYKLQSDVSWYWRKLINLKAILNSELLGRAVQNNKLKVSNLYNLLLHKDKVHKRVTNISSFSVSFLSCCGAKLLLGLGCEIWPVHLNDWVTWMVGKPKCLQQKLLAAGLAASVYLIWWNRNNCFFNLCSVSVNAVFALLQNCLKARLENLHRFKLHRKDVAFLEKTSIKVTRELDEKRHQHFGAFIESIKYYCSFKPSVEQMMEAPASNVPELGNGPPLPRIPEENTPQTEKPPHHLGKQPMNEENPHEGSASAASQEPGQGSKPPNKDYYNPKMYVPMVELENRRLRESLDEATRLNEEMMRRVAELQASPQ; this is translated from the exons ATGGGATCTCATTATACTTGGACTAACAATCAATCTGAAGGGGCTCGAATTTATTCCAAGTTTGATCGCATCTTTAAGAATGAAGATTGGGTGGATTTGTTTCCTGACTCGGTAGCTGTTGTTAATTGGGATATTTGTTCTGATCATTGTTTCTGTATTGTTAAGACTATGACTGAGATGAATTCTGGTACTAAGCCGTTTCGATATTTTAACATGTGGGCTGATCATGATGAATTTAAAGCTACTGTTTTGCAGAGTTGGACCAAACCAGTAACAGCTCAAGGGCTTGACAGAATCATGGTTAAACTGAGGAGATTAAGGCCTATTCTGCGACATTTTAATAAGTTTGTGATTGGTGATATTGACCATAAGTTTCAGGTTGCTAAAGACACTTATAATATGGCTCAGATTCAGCTTCAGCAGGATATTCATTCGGCTATGTTCCAAGTTGAGGAACAACAGGCCTTGAGTAACCTGGTTCAGACTTCTAGGCTCTATGACAGCTATCTTAGACAGAGGAGTAAAGTTAATTGGCTTAGGTTGGGGGATGATAATACAACTTTTTTTCATGCTTATTTGAAAAAGCGGAAGGAGGTAAATCGTATCACTTCTTTTCTTACTGAAACCGGTCAGATTATTGATAATTATGAGGAAGTTGTGGATCATTTCTTAAGTCATTTTAGAAGTTTGTTGGGCAGTCGGAGTAAGGCTTCGGGGACCATTCACAGGGAGTGCTTCAGGCATGGTAATATTCTTTCTTTAGAGCAACAGCTGGATTTAATAAGACCATTTACTAAGAAGGATGTTAAGAGTGCTATGTTTAGTATTGGTTCAATTAAGAGTCCGGGTCCGGATGGTTATGGTGCGGGTTTTTTTAAAGCTTTGTGGAATGAGATTGGTGATGAAATTTCATATGCTATTTTGAGTTTTTTTCAGTTGGGTAAACTTCCTCAAGGTTTTAACGATGCTATGTTGTCATTGATTCCTAAAGTTGAGCACCCGACTAAGGCGGTGGAGTACGGGCCTATTGCTTGTTGTAATACTCTGTATAAGTGTATTTCCAAGCTGATCTGCAATAGATTGAATGTGGTTCTTCCTTGGTTAATTCACCAAAATCAAGGAGCTTTTGTCAAGGATAGGATTTTAGCTCATAATATCCTTATTTTTCAAGATATTCTTAAAGGGTATAAGAGGAAGAATATCTCTCCTAGGTGTATGATGAAAGTGGATTTGAGTAAGGCCTATGATTCCATAGATTGGCATTGTCTTGAAGATATTCTTGCTGCATTCTGTATTCCGGCTCAGTttattaattggattaatatttgTTTAAAGGACTCGGATTACTCTATCTTGATGAATGGGAGAGTTCAAGGTTGTTTTACTGGTAGGAAGGGTTTGAAACAAGGGGACCCGATGTCTCCTTTGTTGTTTGTTCTTGTGATGGAATACTTTACTAGACTTCTCATCCAAGCCTCTCAGAATAAGGAGTTTCGGTTTCATCCTAGATGTAAGAAGCTTGAATTGGTGAGCCTGTGCTTTGCTGATGATTTGGTGCTGTTTTGCAAGGGCACGAATAGGTCTGTTCAGATTATTACAGAGTGTTTCAAGTCCTTTAGCAGTGTTTCTGGTTTGACAGCTAATGTGGAGAAATCTAGAGTTTATTTTGGGGGTATGAATGCGGCTGAAACCAAGGAAATTCTGAAGGATATTCGGTTCTCTGAAGGTGAGTTTCCTCTCAAATATTTAGGGGTTCCTTTGAGACCTACGAAGTGGAAAGCAGGAGATTGTGCTGCTATTATAAAGAAAATCCAGCTGAAGCTACATCATTGGTCAAATCGTCACTTATCTTTTGCTGGAAAAACTCAACTTATTCAATCTGTTTTAATGGGGTTAAGAGCtttttggatgagtattttcCTTCTCCCAAAGAGTGTAATCTCTGAGATTGATCATTTGTGTAGGAAATTCCTTTGGGGTGCCAGCAAAGGTAATGATAACAGGAGTAAAATTCACTTTACAAGCTGGGATCAGGTTTGCCTTCCGAAGCAACTTGGGGGTCTTGGGTTTAAAGAAGGGGCAAAATGGAATATGGTCCTCTTAGCTAAATATTTGTGGGTGGTTTCCTCTAAACAGGATATCCTGTGGGTGAAGTGGGTTGATGCTATCTATCTTAAAGGGCAGAGTGTTTGGGATTATAAGCTTCAGTCTGATGTCAGTTGGTACTGGCGAAAACTTATAAACTTGAAGGCTATTCTTAATAGTGAGCTGCTGGGAAGAGCTGTTCAAAACAACAAACTGAAAGTCAGTAACTTGTATAACCTGCTCCTTCACAAGGACAAAGTTCA CAAGAGAGTCACGAACATCTCTTCTTTCAGTGTAAGTTTTCTCAGCTGCTGCGGAGCAAAGTTACTGCTTGGTTTGGGATGTGAGATCTGGCCAGTTCATCTTAATGATTGGGTCACTTGGATGGTGGGGAAGCCGAAGTGTCTGCAGCAAAAATTGTTAGCTGCTGGGCTTGCTGCTTCAGTTTATCTCATCTGGTGGAATAGAAACAATTGCTTTTTTAATCTTTGTTCTGTTTCAGTTAATGCAGTGTTTGCTTTATTGCAAAATTGCTTGAAAGCCAGACTTGAGAACTTACATAGATTTAAGTTGCATAGAAAAGATGTAGCTTTCTTAGAGAAA Acctcaataaaagtgactcgtgaac TTGATGAAAAACGTCATCAAcactttggtgctttcattgagagcattaagtatTATTGTTCTTTCAAACCTTCCGTTGAACAAATGATGGAAGCACCCGCTAGCAACGTCCCGGAGCTTGGAAATGGTCCACCATTACCCAGAATCCCCGAGGAGAACACTCCTCAAACGGAAAAACCTCCTCATCATCTTGGCAAACAGCCAATGAATGAGGAAAATCCTCATGAAGGAAGTGCATCAGCAGCCTCGCAAGAACCAGGTCAGGGGTCTAAGCCACCTAACAAGGATTATTATAATCCTAAAATGTATGTGCCAATGGTGGAGTTGGAAAATCGGAGGTTGCGAGAAAGCCTGGATGAAGCCACGCGACTGAATGAAGAAATGATGAGGAGGGTCGCAGAATTGCAGGCGTCCCCACAATAG